In Acidimicrobiia bacterium, the following are encoded in one genomic region:
- the aspS gene encoding aspartate--tRNA ligase: MRTVHAGELRAADVGRTVALAGWVNARRDHGGVVFVDLRDVTGIAQVVLNPGDLPGRADVIHGLRDEFCISVTGTVSPRPEATVNRDLPTGEIDVVAADVTVLSPAQPLPFQIDDRSDVEEVKRLQYRYLDLRRPRMAANLRARSAVVAAMRRTMDELGFSEIETPTLVASTPEGARDMLVPSRLRPGHFYALPQSPQLFKQLLMVSGVERYYQVARCYRDEDFRADRQVEFTQLDIEGAFWGQEDVLATLEHVAVSVVRATRGIELERPFPRLTYAEAMDRFGTDKPDTRFGMEIHDLSDVLADTEFRAFSGVLAGGGTVRGVNAGRRGLSRAALDDLTDHAKGLGADGLVWAVVEDDGSLRSPVAKFLSDGERAGVAGALEASPGDLLLIVADTRRVASGVLGQLRLELGKPTGHDDLAFLFVVDFPVFDVDDDGGLTPAHHPFTAPHDVAEMRDSPESALSRAYDMVLNGSELGSGSVRIHDPEVQAAVFDVLGITRQDAERRFGWFLEALRYGTPPHAGFAIGIDRLVAIIQDEPNIREVMPFPKTQTGADPLTGSPSRVEDSQLDELGIDVRPEVRAAWTEA; the protein is encoded by the coding sequence ATGAGGACGGTTCACGCAGGCGAGCTGCGAGCCGCCGACGTCGGACGCACCGTCGCCCTCGCAGGATGGGTGAACGCCCGCCGCGACCACGGCGGCGTCGTCTTCGTCGACCTGCGGGACGTCACCGGGATCGCGCAAGTCGTGCTCAACCCGGGAGACCTCCCCGGGCGCGCCGATGTGATCCACGGGCTGCGTGACGAGTTCTGCATCTCGGTGACGGGTACCGTGAGCCCGCGCCCCGAAGCGACGGTCAATCGCGACCTGCCGACGGGTGAGATAGACGTCGTCGCCGCCGACGTCACCGTTCTGTCGCCGGCTCAGCCGTTGCCGTTCCAGATCGACGACCGGTCGGATGTCGAGGAGGTCAAGCGCCTCCAGTACCGCTACCTCGACCTGCGAAGACCTCGCATGGCGGCCAACCTGCGGGCTCGCTCGGCCGTGGTCGCCGCCATGCGCCGAACCATGGACGAGCTCGGCTTCTCGGAGATCGAGACCCCGACGCTGGTGGCGTCGACACCGGAAGGCGCCAGAGACATGCTCGTGCCGAGCCGCCTCCGCCCCGGTCACTTCTACGCCCTGCCCCAGTCACCGCAACTCTTCAAGCAGCTCCTGATGGTCTCGGGCGTCGAGCGCTACTACCAGGTGGCCCGCTGCTACCGGGACGAGGATTTCCGTGCCGACCGCCAGGTCGAGTTCACCCAGCTCGACATCGAGGGCGCCTTCTGGGGCCAGGAGGACGTGCTGGCGACGCTGGAGCACGTCGCCGTGTCCGTCGTTCGGGCCACGAGAGGCATCGAGCTCGAGAGACCCTTTCCCCGCCTGACGTACGCCGAGGCGATGGACCGATTCGGGACCGACAAGCCGGACACACGATTCGGGATGGAGATCCACGACCTCTCGGACGTCCTCGCCGACACCGAGTTCCGTGCGTTCTCCGGCGTGCTCGCCGGCGGCGGGACCGTTCGGGGGGTCAACGCCGGCCGACGGGGGCTCTCCCGGGCGGCGCTCGACGACCTCACCGACCACGCCAAGGGGCTTGGTGCCGACGGGCTCGTCTGGGCGGTCGTCGAAGACGACGGCTCGCTGCGGAGCCCGGTCGCCAAGTTCCTCTCCGACGGCGAGCGAGCCGGCGTGGCCGGGGCACTCGAAGCGTCGCCTGGTGACCTGCTGCTGATCGTGGCCGACACGAGGCGGGTCGCCTCCGGGGTGCTCGGGCAACTGCGCCTCGAGCTCGGCAAGCCCACCGGCCATGACGACCTGGCCTTCCTGTTCGTCGTCGACTTCCCCGTCTTCGACGTCGACGACGACGGAGGCCTCACGCCCGCCCACCACCCTTTCACGGCGCCCCACGACGTCGCCGAGATGCGGGACTCGCCCGAGTCGGCGCTCTCGAGGGCGTACGACATGGTGCTGAACGGCTCGGAGCTCGGGTCGGGTTCGGTCAGGATCCACGATCCTGAAGTGCAGGCGGCGGTCTTCGACGTGCTCGGCATCACCAGACAGGACGCCGAACGGCGCTTCGGTTGGTTCCTGGAAGCGCTCCGCTACGGGACTCCACCGCACGCCGGCTTCGCCATCGGCATCGATCGGCTGGTTGCGATCATCCAGGACGAGCCGAACATCCGCGAGGTGATGCCCTTCCCGAAGACGCAGACCGGCGCCGACCCGTTGACCGGATCTCCGAGCCGAGTCGAGGACTCTCAACTCGACGAGCTCGGCATCGACGTGCGTCCCGAGGTGCGGGCCGCCTGGACCGAGGCATGA